A DNA window from Micromonospora sp. NBC_01739 contains the following coding sequences:
- a CDS encoding GAP family protein, translating into MSFLTLLPLAVVMIAGTQLVAAVFFASSDRPRAASWGYLAGAAIVVGGGTTVAWAALRLFRIRFSTGTERDGVERTIDWLVLGLLVVLAIAVFLLRHRGPPSWMGRLQHASPGYAFRVGLLLFLANPTDGLTMIAVGATAARHDQSWWHLLPFVLLTLTLLALPLLALLLLGDRARVLLPRIRTWADTHSWIVSEAVIALFFLLTVVDLAR; encoded by the coding sequence ATGAGCTTCCTGACCTTGCTGCCCCTGGCGGTGGTCATGATCGCCGGAACCCAGTTGGTGGCGGCGGTCTTCTTCGCCTCGTCCGACCGACCCCGGGCCGCCTCGTGGGGCTATCTGGCCGGTGCGGCGATCGTGGTGGGCGGCGGTACGACAGTGGCCTGGGCGGCCCTGCGGCTGTTCCGGATCAGGTTCTCCACCGGGACGGAACGCGACGGGGTGGAACGGACCATCGACTGGCTCGTCCTCGGACTGCTGGTGGTGCTGGCGATCGCGGTCTTCCTGCTTCGTCACCGGGGTCCGCCGAGCTGGATGGGTCGGCTTCAGCACGCCAGCCCCGGGTACGCCTTCCGGGTCGGCCTGCTGCTGTTCCTGGCCAATCCGACCGACGGCCTGACGATGATCGCGGTCGGTGCTACCGCCGCCCGTCATGATCAGAGCTGGTGGCACCTGCTGCCGTTCGTGCTGCTGACCCTGACCCTGCTCGCCCTGCCCCTGCTCGCCCTGCTGCTGCTGGGCGACCGGGCCCGGGTGCTGCTGCCCAGGATCAGGACCTGGGCGGACACCCACTCGTGGATCGTCAGCGAGGCGGTGATCGCGCTGTTCTTCCTGCTCACCGTCGTCGACCTGGCCCGGTGA